One Campylobacter pinnipediorum subsp. caledonicus genomic window carries:
- a CDS encoding DUF5675 family protein: MRIEKAYNAQQKNGENMKKLYIKRFKNIDDGTLGEFVLASDDKPILKGYTLEPAGADTIKANQDKRIPAGEYGATWSYSPKFNKKLPLLYNELVSKERRILIHSGNFADDTLGCVLVGSSYDDNGIYHSKETLNKLIGLAKDNDFIVVISNNKGV, translated from the coding sequence TTGAGAATAGAAAAAGCATACAATGCACAGCAAAAAAATGGTGAAAATATGAAAAAACTATACATAAAACGCTTTAAAAATATAGATGACGGCACACTTGGTGAGTTTGTTTTAGCAAGTGATGATAAGCCTATTTTAAAAGGATATACATTAGAACCAGCCGGAGCTGACACTATAAAAGCAAATCAAGATAAAAGAATACCGGCTGGAGAGTATGGGGCTACTTGGTCTTATTCGCCTAAATTTAATAAAAAACTACCACTTTTATATAATGAGCTGGTATCTAAAGAAAGAAGAATACTAATACACTCCGGTAACTTTGCAGATGATACATTAGGCTGTGTTTTAGTGGGTAGTAGCTATGATGATAATGGCATATATCACAGTAAAGAAACACTAAATAAGCTCATAGGTCTTGCAAAAGATAATGATTTTATAGTTGTTATATCAAACAACAAGGGTGTGTGA
- a CDS encoding phage baseplate assembly protein V → MDFIEVGIISEVKDDRARVSIGSMVTDFLPVIQMANEFACGFVPTRVGEQVVVLPIRGSLNAGVVLRSIYQTAHEAPGVDTKEQLFVFEDGIKMSYNTASSTLTISSPKQINIKCVNVDLNAKNINATAQNTTLKSHSISFTGDMRLNGNLNVSGNITDIKGDLTGHSHSDSDGGTSLPR, encoded by the coding sequence GTGGACTTTATAGAAGTAGGCATTATTAGTGAAGTAAAGGACGATAGAGCAAGGGTAAGCATTGGCTCTATGGTGACTGACTTTTTACCAGTAATTCAAATGGCAAATGAATTTGCTTGTGGTTTTGTGCCAACTAGGGTTGGAGAACAAGTTGTTGTTTTGCCTATTAGGGGTAGTTTAAATGCTGGTGTTGTGCTTAGATCTATCTATCAAACAGCTCACGAAGCACCTGGTGTAGACACAAAAGAACAGCTTTTTGTGTTTGAAGATGGTATAAAGATGAGTTACAACACAGCTTCAAGCACACTTACGATAAGTTCGCCAAAGCAGATAAATATAAAATGTGTTAATGTAGATCTTAATGCAAAAAACATTAATGCAACAGCACAAAATACTACTTTAAAAAGTCATAGCATAAGTTTTACAGGCGATATGAGACTTAATGGTAATTTAAATGTATCTGGGAATATAACAGATATAAAAGGTGATCTTACAGGACATAGCCACAGCGATAGTGATGGAGGCACAAGTTTACCACGATGA
- a CDS encoding GPW/gp25 family protein — MKHLASIEESIKDILLTPLGARVMLPEYGSKIYELVDKKVDDVFRADLACYVIEAVEKWEKRVKIDEVRLVSAKDYKLSFKIMLVGGGEIGVNI, encoded by the coding sequence TTGAAACATTTAGCAAGTATAGAAGAGAGCATAAAAGATATTTTGCTTACGCCACTTGGGGCAAGGGTTATGTTGCCTGAGTATGGTAGCAAGATTTATGAGCTTGTGGATAAGAAAGTAGATGATGTGTTTAGGGCTGATCTTGCTTGCTATGTTATAGAGGCTGTTGAAAAATGGGAAAAGCGTGTAAAGATAGATGAAGTTAGACTAGTAAGTGCAAAAGATTACAAACTAAGCTTTAAAATAATGCTTGTTGGTGGCGGTGAGATAGGAGTAAATATATGA
- a CDS encoding baseplate assembly protein yields the protein MSFLKKLPAPKMIEELDFNSVLNDVKKLFKSYLNDDEIELLESDRFAALLEVIAYRELLLRARINEAVKSMLLGFAKESDLDNVVAIYGIERLKGEKPHSSVKFTLSSTRESNTLIPKGTILVSDDAKKAMLKDDVIIAKGELEAEGKMILNEFVKESKVKCEFIQTPFPFVLKAKQLSGFDGGTDAENDERLRERAILSLERFSTAGAKKAYIYQAMSATPKVEEVSVSNGGAGVVNVFLKTTDMSENTREEVATYLNAERRRPLTDNVVVKNATINEITIRAELELHDMFMQDEIDKNIKENKKSLSLGEDLNLSYVYKILHTSGVYRVNLSEPSADIKISDDSFVRINYELSYTRAKL from the coding sequence ATGAGCTTTTTAAAAAAATTACCAGCACCAAAGATGATAGAAGAGCTTGATTTTAATAGTGTTTTAAACGATGTTAAAAAGCTTTTTAAAAGCTATTTAAACGATGATGAGATAGAACTGCTTGAAAGTGATAGATTTGCTGCATTGCTTGAAGTTATTGCATATAGAGAGTTATTGCTTAGAGCTAGAATAAACGAAGCTGTAAAATCAATGCTTCTTGGGTTTGCTAAAGAAAGTGATTTGGATAATGTTGTAGCTATCTATGGTATAGAGAGACTAAAAGGAGAAAAGCCTCACTCTAGTGTTAAATTTACACTATCAAGCACAAGAGAAAGCAACACATTAATCCCAAAAGGCACAATACTAGTAAGTGATGATGCCAAAAAAGCAATGTTAAAAGATGATGTAATTATTGCAAAAGGCGAGTTAGAAGCCGAAGGCAAGATGATACTTAATGAGTTTGTTAAAGAAAGCAAAGTAAAGTGCGAATTTATCCAAACACCTTTTCCATTTGTACTAAAAGCAAAGCAATTAAGCGGATTTGATGGTGGGACAGATGCAGAGAATGATGAGAGATTAAGAGAACGGGCAATACTATCACTTGAACGATTTAGCACAGCTGGTGCTAAGAAAGCATATATCTATCAAGCTATGTCAGCTACACCAAAAGTAGAGGAAGTAAGTGTAAGTAATGGTGGGGCTGGGGTTGTAAATGTGTTTTTAAAAACAACAGATATGAGCGAAAACACAAGGGAAGAGGTGGCAACATATTTAAACGCTGAAAGAAGAAGACCGTTAACTGATAATGTAGTGGTAAAAAATGCAACTATAAACGAGATAACTATAAGAGCAGAGCTTGAGCTACATGATATGTTTATGCAAGACGAAATAGACAAAAACATAAAAGAGAATAAGAAAAGCCTGTCTTTAGGAGAGGATTTAAATCTTAGCTATGTATATAAAATCTTGCATACAAGTGGGGTTTATAGGGTAAATTTAAGCGAACCTAGTGCTGATATAAAGATAAGTGATGATAGCTTTGTTAGGATAAATTATGAACTAAGTTATACAAGGGCTAAGCTATGA
- a CDS encoding phage tail protein: MSILPKHKQNLDKKIDELFGIKIDELDVSTINILAKSCDERLLKHLAVSFDVDIDGLSVDEARKMVANAFEIHLYSGTFYGLAKALKASYAGAKPLEWFEYDGEPFHFKLEIDTGNKGVKFNELQKVDEVANTYKNVRSVFDGATIKLGINTNLNTGCLVSTAEEIKIYPTSIKNISTKDNYFIGAYAKLAEIINIQIINLKGELE; encoded by the coding sequence ATGAGCATACTACCAAAGCACAAGCAAAACTTAGATAAAAAGATAGATGAACTTTTTGGAATAAAAATAGATGAACTTGATGTAAGCACCATAAATATACTAGCTAAGAGCTGTGATGAGAGATTGTTAAAGCATTTAGCTGTCTCTTTTGATGTGGATATAGATGGGCTTAGTGTAGATGAAGCTAGAAAGATGGTTGCTAATGCTTTTGAAATTCATCTTTATTCAGGAACATTTTATGGTTTGGCTAAGGCTCTTAAAGCGTCTTATGCTGGTGCAAAGCCACTTGAATGGTTTGAGTATGATGGTGAGCCATTCCATTTTAAATTAGAAATTGATACCGGTAATAAAGGCGTTAAATTTAACGAGCTTCAAAAAGTAGATGAGGTAGCAAACACATATAAAAATGTGCGTTCGGTTTTTGATGGGGCAACAATAAAATTAGGCATAAATACAAATTTAAATACAGGGTGCCTTGTATCAACGGCTGAAGAGATAAAGATATATCCAACATCAATTAAGAATATAAGCACAAAAGACAACTACTTTATAGGGGCTTATGCAAAACTAGCTGAGATCATAAATATACAAATAATAAATTTAAAAGGAGAGCTTGAATGA
- a CDS encoding phage tail protein — protein MSGTMITNVGLSKLIQATSNNNTIQLTHMAVGDGQGEINQDMTSLQNEKHRFSINAITINVQDNHILDVEGVINASIGGFYIREAGIFCDDGSLFAIAKVAESYKPLLDEGSAKDITISFKIQVSNTNLINLVVDNNVVLATRKWVSAEYYTKTKTDELFLKTETAEQRYLKKTDTIDAYTKQESNSKFALSSALSSYLTKVDASSTYATKSELNNKADNSRSYTKSESDSRFVKNSDTTDSPNAYKIAKYNSNSHLKAYQFQMTKSSDSGMNSSSYIPYMNSDGLIFKSSISNFRNAISIYSKSESDERYTTKSESNSKYATKSELSDSGVPAGTVIAFAGSLSNKPDGFLHCDGSSLSKSTYSKLYHAIGTTYGGSGSNFNLPDFRGIFLRGVGGNAASLGTKQSDEFKKHKHRIPVADTRDQNYYWNSFRSNNNYRQVLLHFGSQQGSAKTDSDDTAEGGVETRPQNYAIYWLIKY, from the coding sequence ATGAGTGGCACAATGATAACTAATGTTGGGCTTAGTAAGCTAATACAAGCAACATCAAATAACAACACTATACAGCTTACACATATGGCAGTAGGAGACGGACAAGGCGAAATAAACCAAGATATGACATCTTTGCAAAATGAGAAACATAGATTTAGCATAAATGCAATAACTATAAACGTACAAGATAATCATATACTTGATGTAGAGGGCGTTATAAATGCTAGTATTGGAGGCTTTTATATAAGAGAAGCTGGTATATTTTGTGATGATGGTAGTTTATTTGCCATAGCAAAGGTAGCTGAAAGCTATAAGCCTTTACTTGATGAAGGAAGTGCAAAAGATATAACCATAAGCTTTAAAATTCAAGTTTCAAATACAAACTTAATAAATCTAGTAGTTGATAATAATGTAGTTTTAGCCACTAGAAAATGGGTAAGTGCTGAATATTATACAAAAACAAAAACAGATGAGTTATTTTTAAAAACAGAAACAGCAGAACAAAGATATCTTAAAAAAACAGATACAATAGATGCTTACACAAAACAAGAATCAAATAGTAAATTCGCACTAAGCTCAGCCTTATCTTCTTATCTTACAAAAGTAGATGCTAGTAGCACTTATGCAACTAAGAGTGAATTAAACAATAAAGCAGATAACAGCAGAAGCTATACTAAAAGTGAAAGTGATAGCCGTTTTGTAAAGAATTCTGACACAACAGATAGCCCAAATGCTTATAAGATAGCAAAATATAACAGTAACTCACATCTAAAAGCATATCAATTTCAAATGACTAAAAGCAGTGATAGTGGTATGAATAGTTCTAGTTACATACCTTATATGAACAGCGACGGCTTAATATTTAAATCAAGTATAAGTAATTTTAGAAATGCGATAAGTATATATAGCAAAAGTGAAAGTGATGAAAGATACACCACTAAAAGCGAAAGCAATAGCAAATATGCAACTAAGAGCGAGTTAAGCGATAGTGGAGTTCCGGCTGGAACTGTTATAGCATTTGCTGGCTCATTATCAAATAAGCCAGATGGGTTTTTGCACTGTGATGGGTCAAGTCTGAGCAAATCTACCTACTCAAAACTTTATCATGCCATAGGCACAACTTATGGTGGAAGTGGAAGTAACTTTAATCTTCCAGATTTTAGAGGTATATTTTTGCGTGGTGTTGGAGGGAATGCTGCAAGTTTAGGTACAAAACAATCGGACGAGTTTAAAAAACATAAACATAGAATACCTGTGGCGGATACTAGAGACCAAAATTATTATTGGAATAGTTTTAGAAGTAATAATAATTATAGACAAGTGCTTTTACACTTTGGCTCACAACAAGGGTCAGCAAAAACTGATAGTGATGATACTGCAGAAGGTGGGGTAGAAACACGACCACAAAACTATGCAATATATTGGTTAATTAAATATTAA
- a CDS encoding DUF1353 domain-containing protein: MKDIKRVIVKPFSKDKFELMQDFIFDGVKIPKGYKTNGANIPRILWCFFPPNSPEYLSAIVVHDYLCDVADGTIKNDTLKDISFKYADDMLLKALLSLGVGKFKSKLFYYSCRFYHKFKYEI, translated from the coding sequence ATGAAAGATATAAAGCGTGTAATCGTTAAGCCTTTTAGTAAAGACAAGTTTGAACTTATGCAGGACTTTATCTTTGATGGTGTAAAGATACCAAAAGGTTATAAAACAAATGGGGCAAACATACCTAGAATTTTATGGTGTTTCTTTCCTCCAAATAGTCCTGAGTATTTATCGGCTATTGTCGTACATGATTATTTATGTGATGTAGCTGATGGAACAATCAAAAATGATACGTTAAAAGATATAAGCTTTAAATACGCTGATGATATGCTTTTGAAAGCTCTTTTATCTTTAGGGGTTGGAAAATTTAAGTCTAAGCTATTTTATTATAGTTGTAGATTTTATCACAAATTTAAATATGAAATTTAA
- a CDS encoding phage tail sheath family protein, translating into MAAKYGVNVTISAEAARPIAVESTTPIGIAGYEEVLEDGIHFYMTTKKALEALDEKYEQKKSSSQTFKKGSIYKALKAIDDQAVNTQIILSVFSKDDDEDTTDEITACKQAINNFKNAKAKTAYRPNIIIAPGFSHEDAIKGEIESTAKKLKATGIVDIKANSASEAIGKMGAFGTRRLIAAYPNVKTWDEENNQYEYTPQSARIAGMIAYVDGQSEFGYSDSYSNRVMGGVFGTEVDIDFELGETCTADELRGAKISTVIREQGFRAWGGETSDIDTIWQDLARVRIFDRISEAAQKGVLFAIDRKASELYHAKRSVEELLRSLVGAKVLLGFELSWSEKNTDATVTAGKFYLDVRMQNNPIVKQLTLDFIYVDSYSKLLLEDLK; encoded by the coding sequence ATGGCAGCAAAATATGGTGTAAATGTAACCATAAGTGCCGAGGCGGCAAGACCTATAGCAGTAGAAAGTACTACACCTATAGGCATAGCAGGATATGAGGAAGTGCTAGAAGATGGGATACATTTTTATATGACAACCAAAAAGGCACTTGAGGCACTTGATGAAAAGTACGAGCAGAAAAAATCAAGCTCACAAACTTTTAAAAAAGGTAGTATCTATAAGGCTTTAAAAGCAATTGACGATCAAGCAGTAAATACTCAAATCATCTTATCTGTTTTTAGCAAAGATGATGATGAAGACACCACCGATGAAATAACTGCTTGCAAACAAGCTATAAATAACTTTAAGAATGCAAAGGCTAAAACAGCTTATAGACCAAATATCATAATAGCACCTGGATTTAGTCACGAAGACGCTATTAAGGGCGAAATTGAAAGCACGGCTAAAAAGCTAAAAGCTACTGGTATAGTAGATATAAAAGCAAATAGTGCAAGTGAGGCTATAGGTAAAATGGGTGCTTTTGGAACAAGAAGGCTAATAGCTGCTTATCCAAACGTAAAAACTTGGGATGAGGAGAATAATCAGTATGAATATACTCCACAATCAGCTCGCATTGCTGGGATGATAGCTTATGTTGATGGACAAAGTGAGTTTGGTTATAGTGATAGCTACTCAAACAGAGTAATGGGTGGTGTGTTTGGCACCGAAGTTGATATAGACTTTGAACTAGGCGAAACCTGCACGGCTGATGAGCTTCGTGGGGCAAAAATCTCAACTGTGATAAGAGAGCAAGGCTTTCGTGCTTGGGGCGGTGAAACAAGTGATATAGATACGATATGGCAAGATTTAGCAAGAGTTAGGATATTTGATCGCATAAGTGAAGCAGCTCAAAAAGGTGTGCTTTTTGCAATAGATAGAAAAGCCAGTGAGTTATATCATGCTAAAAGAAGTGTAGAAGAGCTTTTAAGATCACTAGTTGGTGCTAAGGTCTTGCTTGGCTTTGAGCTATCTTGGAGTGAGAAAAACACAGATGCAACAGTAACTGCTGGTAAGTTTTATCTTGATGTTAGAATGCAAAACAACCCTATAGTAAAACAGCTAACACTAGATTTTATCTATGTGGATAGCTACTCTAAGTTGTTATTGGAAGATTTGAAGTAA
- a CDS encoding phage major tail tube protein, translated as MAKRQIPQIVQEANVYVDGQGYLGVTKKLKLPTIEFETLETKGALSAEYSMGVLKATEIEFTINKIDKNEFNALGINVFKNRVPLLFKASIYESGKEKKAPLSLAITGDFKSYEITELESGKELEITAKMSAHFIDLKIDNTQLILKDVENMICVVGGVDYMADVRANLGE; from the coding sequence ATGGCAAAAAGACAAATACCTCAAATAGTTCAAGAAGCTAATGTGTATGTTGATGGGCAAGGTTACCTAGGAGTAACCAAAAAGCTAAAGCTTCCAACCATAGAGTTTGAAACACTAGAAACTAAAGGTGCTTTGAGTGCTGAGTATTCAATGGGTGTATTAAAGGCAACAGAGATTGAGTTTACTATAAATAAAATAGATAAAAACGAGTTTAATGCACTTGGCATTAATGTGTTTAAAAACAGAGTGCCTTTACTGTTTAAAGCATCTATATATGAAAGCGGAAAAGAAAAGAAAGCACCACTATCTTTGGCAATTACAGGTGATTTTAAAAGCTATGAGATAACAGAGCTTGAGAGTGGAAAAGAACTTGAAATAACAGCAAAGATGTCAGCTCATTTTATAGATCTAAAAATAGACAATACACAACTAATACTAAAAGATGTAGAAAATATGATTTGTGTTGTTGGTGGGGTTGATTATATGGCTGATGTAAGAGCAAATTTAGGAGAATGA
- a CDS encoding phage tail assembly protein: MRKTTVKLEVKGEEIEVCAPTVRAVRMASNDSKSEIEQSIKICAVCANMTEKEIDELDMQDFNAIQKVVQDFLGVAGVVA; the protein is encoded by the coding sequence ATGAGAAAAACAACAGTTAAATTAGAAGTAAAAGGCGAAGAGATAGAAGTTTGTGCTCCAACAGTACGAGCTGTAAGAATGGCAAGTAATGATTCTAAAAGTGAAATAGAACAGTCTATTAAAATATGTGCTGTGTGTGCGAATATGACAGAAAAAGAGATTGATGAGCTTGATATGCAAGATTTTAATGCTATACAAAAAGTGGTGCAGGATTTTTTAGGCGTGGCAGGGGTTGTAGCTTAG
- a CDS encoding phage tail tape measure protein — protein MQNALIGISIGLALKGLSSVKLGENSFNKLQKAIDSAGEKAKKLNSILNKVKLSNIKIDGLESKMSNFKSSIAEKLALGASVVMPIKLGAEFENDMARVKALSGANTDEFEKLKQTAKDLGASTTFSAQEVAEGMQFLSMAGFKANETVQAMPGLLALASAGATDLATTSDIASNILTGFGLKASEMGRVADVMSKAMSSANVDTTMLGDTMKYVAPVASGLGASIEEVAALSAKLGDVGIQGSMAGTTLRSMYARMAAPPSEARKILEELGVSTTTADGKMKDMITIIGELNNRMALMSESEKSEVIKNLFGMEAIGGATALLKQGSKNLRDYEAQLKKSQGSAKKIAKDQNDTAMGDFKALGSVFSGIAINISELLLPSIRSLTQGLTKVGVWINSFIEKHKTLAKIISYAVVGFISFSVVLPTIGFLMMGVSVASLRAMNTFRLLKIASSLLFSGLGKLVLAIRSQNIAMMIAGLRLKAAIVLTSAYNVANKALTASFAILRTGVLAGAGAMKILKIALISTGIGAIVVGIGMAAAFLIANWDKVKIYFNKFVSWAKSTFGGLVESIKSLFNKVVGFVSSAFSPTANVISGVFGSVAGLFSSMFDDIKGAFSSVASWFEGVFGGLFDWFSDKFSWVSDTLKTVTDNIGSVWSGTKSFFGFGNDDTTKQISDQEPLVNKNKEFKPWYQKEKEPKKAETFATKAMNAVNQAINISFNGGINIATSDGKFDMAEFEKAVLISVKRALKFEAMNEKNTSIVG, from the coding sequence ATGCAAAATGCACTAATTGGCATATCTATTGGCTTAGCACTTAAAGGTTTAAGTTCTGTAAAACTTGGTGAGAATAGCTTTAATAAACTACAAAAGGCTATAGATAGTGCAGGAGAAAAAGCAAAAAAGCTAAATAGCATTTTAAACAAAGTAAAACTAAGCAATATAAAAATAGATGGCTTAGAAAGCAAAATGTCTAACTTTAAATCAAGTATAGCCGAAAAGCTAGCACTTGGAGCTTCTGTTGTTATGCCTATAAAATTAGGTGCTGAATTTGAAAACGATATGGCTAGAGTAAAGGCATTATCTGGTGCAAATACTGATGAGTTTGAAAAGCTAAAACAAACAGCTAAAGATCTTGGTGCTTCTACTACCTTTTCAGCTCAGGAGGTAGCAGAAGGTATGCAGTTTTTGTCTATGGCTGGTTTTAAAGCTAATGAAACCGTGCAAGCTATGCCAGGTCTTTTAGCACTTGCAAGTGCAGGAGCAACAGATCTAGCTACTACATCTGATATAGCCTCAAACATCTTAACAGGATTTGGTCTTAAAGCTAGCGAGATGGGTCGTGTGGCTGATGTAATGTCAAAGGCTATGAGTAGTGCAAATGTTGATACTACTATGCTTGGTGATACTATGAAATATGTAGCTCCAGTTGCTAGTGGTCTTGGGGCATCAATTGAAGAAGTCGCAGCACTTAGTGCAAAGCTTGGGGATGTTGGCATACAAGGCAGTATGGCAGGAACAACGCTAAGAAGTATGTATGCAAGAATGGCAGCACCACCGAGTGAGGCAAGAAAAATACTTGAAGAGCTTGGCGTATCAACTACTACCGCTGATGGAAAAATGAAAGATATGATAACTATCATCGGCGAATTAAACAATAGAATGGCTTTGATGAGCGAAAGTGAAAAATCAGAAGTTATAAAAAATCTTTTTGGAATGGAAGCAATTGGTGGAGCAACTGCTCTTTTAAAACAAGGGTCTAAAAACCTAAGAGACTATGAAGCACAGTTAAAAAAGTCACAAGGGTCGGCTAAAAAGATAGCAAAAGATCAAAACGATACAGCAATGGGTGATTTTAAAGCACTTGGGTCTGTTTTTAGTGGTATAGCTATAAATATAAGTGAGTTATTGTTGCCATCAATAAGGTCATTAACTCAAGGACTTACAAAAGTAGGTGTTTGGATAAATAGTTTTATTGAAAAACATAAAACACTTGCAAAGATTATATCTTATGCAGTAGTTGGCTTTATAAGTTTTAGTGTTGTGCTTCCTACTATTGGTTTTTTGATGATGGGTGTTAGCGTGGCTAGTCTTAGAGCGATGAATACTTTTAGGTTATTAAAAATAGCATCATCACTTTTATTTAGTGGGCTTGGTAAACTTGTTCTAGCTATCAGATCTCAAAATATAGCAATGATGATAGCTGGGCTTAGATTAAAGGCTGCTATAGTTTTAACAAGTGCTTACAATGTTGCTAATAAGGCTTTGACTGCTTCTTTTGCCATACTTCGCACTGGTGTGCTTGCTGGTGCTGGTGCTATGAAAATATTAAAAATAGCTCTTATTTCTACAGGTATCGGAGCGATTGTTGTTGGTATAGGTATGGCGGCTGCTTTTTTGATAGCTAATTGGGATAAAGTTAAGATATATTTTAATAAATTTGTGTCTTGGGCTAAAAGTACCTTTGGTGGTCTAGTTGAAAGTATAAAGAGCTTATTTAACAAGGTTGTAGGCTTTGTTTCATCTGCATTTAGCCCTACAGCAAATGTAATTAGTGGTGTTTTTGGTAGTGTAGCTGGTTTATTTAGCTCTATGTTTGATGATATAAAAGGTGCTTTTAGCTCTGTGGCTTCTTGGTTTGAAGGTGTGTTTGGTGGCTTGTTTGATTGGTTTAGTGATAAGTTTAGCTGGGTTAGTGATACTTTAAAAACAGTAACTGATAATATAGGTAGTGTTTGGAGTGGCACAAAAAGCTTTTTTGGTTTTGGTAATGATGATACAACAAAACAAATATCAGATCAAGAACCATTAGTAAATAAAAATAAAGAGTTTAAGCCCTGGTATCAAAAAGAAAAAGAACCTAAAAAAGCTGAAACATTTGCAACTAAGGCTATGAATGCAGTAAATCAAGCTATAAACATAAGCTTTAATGGTGGTATAAACATAGCTACAAGTGATGGTAAGTTTGATATGGCAGAGTTTGAAAAGGCTGTTTTAATAAGTGTTAAAAGGGCTTTAAAGTTTGAGGCTATGAATGAAAAAAATACAAGCATAGTGGGGTAA
- a CDS encoding phage tail protein, whose translation MVLSLGDFKFNWDQTNSIALQSEFGISKNERINNNPAFFRQTLQSQSITIEGKTLPYKRDKQSGLKKLYELADSGKSHILVTGYGKYLGRFAIMSINENQSIFTDNGLFFTQSFSLELVRDYE comes from the coding sequence ATGGTATTAAGTCTTGGAGATTTTAAATTTAACTGGGACCAGACAAATAGCATTGCTTTGCAAAGTGAGTTTGGCATAAGTAAAAATGAAAGGATAAATAACAATCCTGCCTTCTTTAGGCAAACTTTGCAAAGTCAAAGCATAACGATAGAAGGTAAAACTCTACCCTATAAAAGAGATAAACAAAGTGGTCTTAAAAAGCTTTATGAGTTAGCTGATAGCGGTAAGAGCCATATACTTGTAACCGGATATGGTAAGTATCTAGGTAGGTTTGCAATAATGAGTATAAATGAAAATCAGTCTATCTTTACTGATAATGGATTGTTTTTTACACAAAGCTTTAGCTTAGAACTTGTAAGGGATTATGAATGA
- a CDS encoding tail protein X, with the protein MKIYIAKDGDRLDSVVQAYYGHLRFFEMVLELNTKLKYVLSAGDNVLLPEIKEETKQTESALW; encoded by the coding sequence ATGAAGATATATATAGCAAAAGATGGAGATAGGCTTGATAGTGTGGTGCAGGCTTATTATGGGCATCTTAGGTTTTTTGAAATGGTGCTTGAACTAAATACAAAGCTAAAATATGTGCTAAGTGCTGGGGATAACGTGCTTTTGCCAGAAATAAAAGAAGAAACAAAGCAAACGGAGAGTGCCTTGTGGTAA
- a CDS encoding phage late control D family protein: MVNVGDFKLLANGADVTAKIRANLINLSYDDKEGDKSDEISFVVNGLYKKPFFGDNLELWLGYVDRLYHCGKFSVQTVAKDYKANTTEVRATAVNFASKQKEAKRRTWENTTLFSIAKKIADENKLNFKGVGADIPVLSKLQNNVSDIEFLYTLSSELGYLMGIKNNTIIITSKEGKAKALNGAGVSAKNESLPRFVVSLSECASLIITEANRHSYDSVVVGWHDNKSGKDNEVKVGKGKQVYKMQIPEPKADSEALKMGESKLNELQRGGLSGSCSLLGRELRAGGKISFKGASGVDNIEFSIKSVRHNLSTSGYFIDVEFEG; the protein is encoded by the coding sequence GTGGTAAATGTTGGTGATTTTAAGCTACTTGCTAATGGAGCTGATGTAACTGCAAAGATAAGGGCTAATCTAATAAATCTAAGCTATGATGACAAAGAAGGTGATAAAAGCGATGAGATAAGCTTTGTTGTGAATGGACTTTATAAAAAGCCATTTTTTGGGGATAATTTGGAGCTTTGGCTTGGTTATGTAGACAGGCTTTATCATTGTGGTAAATTTAGTGTTCAAACAGTCGCAAAGGACTATAAAGCAAACACAACAGAGGTAAGAGCTACTGCTGTAAATTTTGCTAGTAAGCAAAAAGAGGCTAAAAGAAGGACTTGGGAAAACACGACACTTTTTAGCATAGCAAAGAAGATAGCTGATGAGAATAAGCTTAATTTTAAAGGTGTGGGTGCTGATATACCGGTACTGTCAAAACTTCAAAACAATGTGTCTGATATAGAGTTTTTATATACTCTTTCATCTGAACTTGGTTATCTTATGGGTATTAAAAACAATACTATTATAATCACTTCAAAAGAAGGTAAAGCCAAGGCTCTTAACGGTGCTGGTGTGAGTGCAAAAAATGAGAGTTTGCCTAGATTTGTAGTGTCTTTGAGTGAGTGTGCGAGTCTAATCATAACAGAGGCAAACAGGCATAGCTATGATAGTGTAGTGGTAGGATGGCATGATAACAAGAGCGGTAAAGACAATGAAGTAAAAGTAGGCAAAGGTAAACAAGTATATAAAATGCAAATACCAGAACCAAAGGCTGACAGCGAGGCTTTAAAGATGGGAGAGTCAAAGCTAAATGAGTTACAGCGTGGCGGGCTTAGCGGGAGTTGTTCCTTGCTTGGTAGAGAGCTAAGAGCTGGTGGAAAGATAAGTTTTAAAGGTGCTAGTGGTGTAGATAATATAGAATTTAGCATAAAAAGCGTAAGGCATAATCTAAGCACTAGTGGTTACTTTATAGATGTTGAGTTTGAGGGTTAG